The Ornithinibacillus sp. 4-3 region TTGGGATTTATCTATTCGATGGTTGGAAAAGGTTCGTTTGTGGCAGAACAAAACTTAGATGTTATTCGAGAGAAAAAATTAAGAATGATTGAAGAGCAATTAAGTGCAGTTATCTCAAATAGTCGAGAAATTGGGTTATCCTATGAAGAACTACAGGAATTATTGAAGTTGTTGTACGAGGAGTAGTGATAGGCATGGAAAATGTAATAGAATTAAGCGGCATTTCCAAACAATTTAAGGCATTCTCTATAGAAGATGTTGATTTACAGATAAAAAAAGGGTACATAACAGGATTTATCGGAGCAAATGGAGCTGGTAAGTCAACAATGATTAAGTTGATGATGAATCTTTTAAAGCCAGAAAAAGGGGAAGTAAAAGTATTTGGACTGGATTATGCTAGCCATACAAAAGAGATAAAAGAGCGTATTGGCTTTGTTTATGACAGCAATATATTATATGAGTCATCAACGCTTAAGGATATTAGTAAAATCGTTGCGCCAGCTTATAAACGTTGGAATCATAAGCAATTTAAAGCATATGCAGATCAATTTGAACTAGCTTTAAATAAACCAATTAAGAAATTTTCTAAAGGAATGCAGATGAAG contains the following coding sequences:
- a CDS encoding GntR family transcriptional regulator; protein product: MQIIISNSSKEPIYEQILKQIQTKILSGELKEGTTLPSIRQLAKDLKISVITTKRAYEELEKLGFIYSMVGKGSFVAEQNLDVIREKKLRMIEEQLSAVISNSREIGLSYEELQELLKLLYEE